In one window of Flavobacterium ginsengisoli DNA:
- a CDS encoding helix-turn-helix domain-containing protein → MRLYSEHYVTVKAERFVNKVWCLDNSVGESLIENKLALPNGCFNLALITGNSIEVHTSKAKYQMNEGVYFCSQMTNKVLVNIHPKTKVTIIQLHTWALSMFPKYDLSNFTDSIIKIDATELPFKIQTNSNIEIVLNIINTYFETLSDLNSEKNTIEKICEIIRLREDEISVSEISTALKSSQRLLQIKFKTATGLTIKKYIQILKFRKSVDQMVNSDLEKLKLTDIALYNKYFDQSHFIKKFKDVTKTTPKTFDPDSYFLSHKR, encoded by the coding sequence ATGCGACTATATTCAGAACATTATGTAACCGTAAAAGCGGAACGGTTTGTCAATAAAGTTTGGTGTCTCGATAATAGCGTCGGCGAAAGCCTAATCGAAAACAAACTTGCTCTGCCAAATGGCTGTTTTAATCTAGCTCTTATAACCGGAAATTCTATTGAAGTTCATACCAGTAAAGCCAAATATCAAATGAACGAAGGTGTTTACTTTTGTTCGCAAATGACTAATAAAGTTTTGGTCAATATACATCCTAAAACTAAAGTTACCATTATTCAGCTTCACACTTGGGCGCTTTCAATGTTTCCAAAATACGATTTAAGCAATTTTACAGACTCAATTATTAAAATTGATGCTACAGAACTTCCTTTTAAAATTCAGACCAATTCTAATATCGAAATTGTATTAAATATAATAAATACCTACTTTGAAACTTTGTCTGATTTAAATTCAGAAAAAAATACCATTGAAAAAATTTGCGAGATAATACGACTTCGTGAAGATGAAATTTCAGTTTCTGAAATCAGTACAGCATTAAAATCTTCACAACGATTGCTTCAGATTAAGTTTAAAACTGCAACTGGATTAACGATTAAAAAATACATTCAGATTTTGAAATTTAGAAAATCAGTGGATCAAATGGTAAATTCTGATTTAGAAAAACTAAAACTGACTGATATTGCGCTTTACAATAAATATTTTGATCAGTCGCATTTTATCAAAAAGTTTAAAGACGTAACTAAAACTACTCCAAAAACTTTCGATCCCGATTCTTATTTTCTTTCTCATAAAAGATAA
- a CDS encoding tetratricopeptide repeat protein — MNKFKIFSLALVVSATATKAQDINQAKKAIDAEQFDKAKTILKSIIKAKPSDGEANFVLGNVYLNQSVIDSAKIYYNNGLQASDKKNLSYIGLGQLDLDAKNTAAAQANFTLATKDMKKKDVNEFIYIARAYMNSDNPDYKSATDILKRALLVDPQNAQALLAIGDAYYGANNQNDAYKAYRDAFTADNTLLRAKMQLGVLLKGAKSYDEAIKSFNEVIALDANYGPVYRELAETYYKWARNKPSTAKVNLQNAITNYEKYLSLTDYSLDSKMRHADFLILVKDYKQLETVANKMIAQDKVNPRIYRYLGYVAYENGNVDVAIKSIEDFIKAPGNKVIGRDYYYLGLAKIKKGTAADGTVDQVAFDSGLADIKKAVELEPLVVEEFADFGKELFSKKQYAQAAAIFELGASNPESKNYLDDSVYYGISLYYGNASKPKESRDAVALGKADAVFDKILTTAPSYDEAYLYKARINSLLDKDDLIIKNYEEYVAKISAKGAEEVAKPAVAKKFVEAYNGIGAAYANTDKAKAIEYFNKTLVLDPANSYATQSIKALK, encoded by the coding sequence ATGAATAAATTTAAAATTTTTAGTCTTGCATTAGTTGTGTCGGCTACGGCAACTAAAGCGCAGGATATCAACCAAGCAAAGAAGGCAATCGATGCTGAACAATTTGACAAGGCAAAAACTATCCTTAAATCAATCATCAAAGCTAAACCTTCAGACGGTGAAGCAAATTTTGTTTTAGGAAATGTTTATTTGAATCAATCTGTTATCGATTCTGCAAAAATCTATTACAATAATGGATTACAAGCTTCAGACAAGAAAAACTTAAGCTATATTGGTTTGGGTCAATTAGATCTTGATGCTAAAAACACAGCTGCAGCTCAAGCTAATTTTACTTTAGCGACTAAAGACATGAAGAAAAAGGATGTAAATGAATTTATTTACATTGCTAGAGCTTACATGAATTCTGATAATCCAGACTATAAAAGTGCAACTGATATTTTAAAAAGAGCTTTATTAGTTGATCCTCAAAATGCACAAGCATTATTGGCTATTGGAGATGCTTACTATGGAGCAAACAATCAAAATGATGCTTACAAAGCTTATCGTGATGCTTTTACAGCTGATAATACTTTATTGAGAGCAAAAATGCAATTAGGGGTTTTATTAAAAGGCGCTAAATCTTATGATGAAGCAATTAAATCTTTTAATGAGGTTATCGCTCTAGATGCAAATTACGGACCAGTTTACAGAGAGCTTGCTGAAACATATTACAAATGGGCAAGAAACAAACCTTCTACAGCTAAAGTTAACTTGCAAAATGCAATTACAAACTATGAGAAGTATTTAAGTTTGACAGATTACTCTCTTGATTCTAAAATGCGTCATGCGGATTTCTTGATCTTGGTTAAAGATTACAAACAATTAGAAACTGTTGCAAACAAAATGATTGCTCAGGATAAAGTAAATCCTAGAATTTACAGATATTTAGGATATGTCGCTTACGAAAACGGAAATGTTGATGTTGCTATTAAATCTATCGAAGATTTTATTAAAGCTCCAGGAAACAAAGTTATCGGAAGAGACTACTACTACCTAGGTTTGGCTAAAATTAAAAAAGGAACTGCTGCTGATGGTACAGTAGATCAAGTCGCTTTTGATTCAGGTTTGGCTGATATTAAAAAAGCGGTTGAATTAGAGCCTTTAGTAGTAGAAGAATTTGCAGATTTTGGAAAAGAATTATTCAGTAAAAAACAGTATGCGCAAGCTGCAGCTATTTTTGAACTTGGAGCAAGTAATCCAGAATCTAAAAATTATTTAGATGACAGTGTTTATTATGGAATTTCTTTATACTATGGTAATGCTAGTAAACCAAAAGAAAGCCGTGATGCTGTTGCTTTAGGAAAAGCAGATGCAGTTTTTGATAAAATTTTAACTACTGCTCCTAGTTATGATGAAGCATACTTGTACAAAGCTAGAATCAATTCTTTATTAGACAAAGATGATTTGATCATTAAAAACTACGAAGAGTATGTTGCTAAAATTTCTGCAAAAGGCGCTGAAGAAGTAGCTAAGCCAGCTGTAGCTAAGAAATTTGTTGAAGCTTACAATGGTATTGGTGCTGCTTATGCTAACACAGATAAAGCTAAAGCTATTGAGTATTTCAATAAAACTTTAGTATTAGATCCAGCAAACTCATATGCTACACAATCTATAAAAGCTTTAAAATAA
- a CDS encoding DUF1254 domain-containing protein — protein sequence MKKIIPCLFSLFLLATACKKEIKVNNESVSADSSNVDGYEFVGGYPTEATIQKAYDDADLNRAIQTYKFFYPTVSGAAIGLGNLEIGVKANSVFGTLDTKPGQIGYTLNSDTPYAPVVLDLSKGPMVVDIPTGPLIVVAMDINQRWVADMGIPGPDAGKGGKHLILPFGYKGTIPSSGYYVWHASSDNLTVGVRSLPVGGDVKGALERLTTVKVYPFNKTSDWKEPTWLQLTDKPQNTTPLKYETTFKYWEVLKEIIDREPSYDGYRNYYGELAVLGIAKGKPFTPDERMKSILSKATKIANAQMRVQSFADRRPDRIVWKDRQWEWVGLRPENGDFNTENYVDIDARETWFYQAIGASPAMFRRQEGSGSLYWLGLKDNTGKYVDGSKTYKLTLPTPVPAKLFWSATVYDAETRSQIATDQNKAALRSMFELKDKIGGKTVDLYFGPKAPAGKEGQWIKTIPNKGWFVYIRIYGPEKVAFDGSWKPGDFEEIK from the coding sequence ATGAAAAAAATCATTCCTTGTTTGTTTTCATTATTTCTTCTTGCAACGGCCTGCAAGAAAGAAATCAAAGTAAATAATGAAAGCGTTTCTGCAGATTCTTCAAATGTAGATGGCTATGAGTTTGTTGGTGGATATCCAACAGAGGCAACTATACAAAAAGCATACGATGATGCCGATCTTAATCGTGCGATTCAGACCTATAAATTTTTCTATCCAACCGTTTCTGGGGCAGCAATTGGTCTAGGAAATCTTGAAATAGGAGTAAAGGCCAATTCCGTTTTTGGAACATTAGATACAAAACCAGGTCAAATAGGGTATACATTAAATTCAGATACACCTTATGCACCAGTAGTTTTAGATTTATCCAAAGGTCCTATGGTTGTCGATATTCCTACAGGTCCGCTTATTGTTGTTGCCATGGATATTAATCAGCGTTGGGTTGCCGATATGGGAATTCCTGGACCAGATGCAGGAAAAGGAGGCAAACACTTAATTCTTCCATTTGGCTATAAAGGAACAATACCCTCTTCTGGATATTATGTTTGGCATGCTTCATCTGATAATCTAACTGTTGGCGTGCGTTCGCTTCCTGTTGGCGGAGATGTAAAAGGAGCGTTAGAACGCTTAACAACAGTAAAAGTTTATCCGTTTAATAAAACTTCTGATTGGAAAGAACCAACATGGCTTCAATTGACTGACAAACCGCAAAATACTACACCATTAAAATATGAGACAACTTTTAAGTATTGGGAAGTTTTAAAAGAAATTATCGATCGTGAACCATCTTATGATGGATATCGCAATTATTATGGAGAATTGGCAGTTCTTGGAATTGCAAAAGGAAAGCCTTTTACGCCAGATGAACGTATGAAAAGCATACTTTCAAAAGCGACAAAAATTGCTAATGCTCAAATGCGTGTGCAATCGTTTGCCGATCGCCGTCCAGATCGTATAGTTTGGAAAGATCGACAATGGGAATGGGTTGGGCTTCGTCCTGAAAATGGAGATTTTAATACCGAGAATTATGTTGATATAGATGCGAGAGAAACATGGTTCTACCAAGCAATTGGTGCTTCTCCAGCTATGTTTAGACGTCAGGAAGGTTCAGGATCTTTATATTGGTTAGGATTGAAAGACAATACAGGAAAATATGTTGATGGAAGCAAGACCTATAAACTTACACTCCCTACACCTGTACCTGCAAAACTTTTTTGGTCTGCTACAGTTTATGATGCCGAAACAAGAAGCCAGATTGCTACAGACCAAAATAAAGCGGCACTTCGTTCTATGTTTGAGCTTAAAGATAAAATAGGAGGCAAAACAGTTGATTTGTATTTTGGACCAAAAGCACCTGCAGGCAAAGAAGGACAATGGATAAAAACAATTCCAAATAAAGGTTGGTTTGTTTACATACGTATTTATGGACCAGAAAAAGTCGCTTTTGATGGAAGTTGGAAACCAGGAGATTTTGAAGAAATAAAGTAA
- a CDS encoding PstS family phosphate ABC transporter substrate-binding protein, whose product MLKYSKALGLVVFVFLFAMCNQKSKSETEKETILKGSLDIAVDETVEQIVDDQVAVFEGTYYDAKITVKPKSEAEVINDLLNQKAKVAITTRDLTPEEIARFDKSKIKPRVTPFAHDAIAFISNKNNNDTLIALKSVIDFMQGKTDGKIKGLVFDNPNSSTVRYMKELAKVNEIPKSGVFSFKTNNEVIKFVSENDGMIGVIGVNWFYQPTPDMKETINKINVLYVKGLDSNEYYSPTQNDLEIGKYPLARDLFIINCQGYSGLGMGFASFIAGDIGQRIVLKSGLLPYKTPGRKLKIRSEIIKDKE is encoded by the coding sequence ATGTTGAAATATAGTAAGGCTTTAGGTTTGGTTGTTTTTGTCTTTTTGTTTGCCATGTGCAACCAAAAAAGCAAAAGTGAAACTGAAAAAGAAACCATTTTAAAAGGATCACTTGATATTGCGGTTGATGAGACGGTAGAGCAAATTGTAGACGATCAGGTTGCTGTTTTTGAAGGTACTTACTATGATGCAAAAATTACAGTAAAACCAAAATCTGAAGCTGAAGTAATTAATGATTTGTTAAATCAAAAAGCTAAAGTTGCAATTACAACGCGAGATTTGACTCCTGAAGAAATTGCTCGCTTTGACAAAAGCAAAATTAAACCAAGAGTAACTCCTTTTGCTCATGATGCTATTGCTTTTATTTCTAATAAAAACAATAATGATACATTAATTGCGTTGAAAAGTGTGATTGATTTCATGCAGGGTAAAACGGATGGCAAAATTAAAGGCCTTGTTTTCGATAATCCTAATTCAAGCACGGTTCGTTACATGAAAGAATTAGCGAAAGTGAATGAAATACCTAAATCTGGTGTTTTCTCATTTAAAACAAATAATGAAGTGATTAAATTTGTTTCTGAAAACGACGGTATGATTGGTGTTATTGGCGTTAATTGGTTTTATCAGCCAACACCTGATATGAAAGAGACAATTAATAAAATAAATGTCTTGTATGTTAAAGGTTTGGATAGTAATGAATATTATAGTCCTACTCAAAACGACTTAGAAATAGGGAAATATCCTTTGGCACGTGATTTGTTTATTATCAATTGTCAAGGTTATTCTGGATTAGGAATGGGCTTTGCTTCATTCATTGCTGGAGATATTGGACAACGCATAGTTTTGAAATCAGGATTGTTGCCATATAAAACTCCAGGACGAAAACTGAAAATTAGAAGTGAAATTATAAAAGATAAAGAATAA
- a CDS encoding ExbD/TolR family protein gives MAELNTGDGGGGKGGKVRSKKQNSKVDLTAMVDLAFLLITFFMLTTSLSKPQSMDLSLPNKDDDPNKKTEDTKVDENRTMTVMLGGDNKMVYYMGLLATPKVGPKDIAYGKDGIRRELLKQKKNVLAYSAALGKPKNGIIVIIKPTKKSNYRNLVDILDEMAITGVETYAIVPEFTPEEAKVIDKKIRAILSFVDLKIKKYEIRYYKKSVA, from the coding sequence ATGGCTGAATTAAATACCGGCGACGGCGGTGGTGGTAAAGGTGGTAAAGTAAGAAGTAAAAAGCAGAATTCGAAAGTCGATTTAACAGCGATGGTGGATTTGGCATTCTTATTGATTACATTCTTTATGTTAACTACTTCGTTGTCAAAACCTCAATCGATGGATTTGTCATTGCCAAATAAAGATGATGATCCAAATAAGAAAACTGAGGATACCAAAGTAGACGAGAATCGTACTATGACAGTAATGTTAGGTGGCGATAACAAAATGGTTTACTATATGGGGTTATTGGCAACACCAAAAGTGGGGCCAAAAGATATTGCATATGGTAAAGATGGAATCCGTAGAGAATTGTTAAAACAAAAGAAAAATGTTTTAGCTTATTCTGCTGCTTTAGGGAAACCTAAAAACGGAATCATTGTGATCATTAAACCAACGAAAAAATCAAATTACCGTAATTTGGTTGATATCTTGGACGAAATGGCTATCACTGGAGTTGAGACGTATGCAATTGTTCCTGAGTTTACACCAGAAGAAGCAAAAGTGATAGATAAAAAAATAAGAGCAATCTTAAGTTTTGTCGACTTAAAAATCAAGAAGTATGAAATTAGATATTATAAAAAATCAGTGGCTTGA
- a CDS encoding energy transducer TonB yields MKLDIIKNQWLDIVFEGRNKIYGAYELRKSNGKTTVKALVIGSLIFSAAVAAPLIASLLPDSTEEEEVKEVKMAAVKLPPKKEEIKPNMPPPPPPPPKVDQVKFVKPVVAKAEEVTEDPPKIVELKDKKVGAETIKGDPDAVLTVDEPVGKGPVAEVVQEDNTVYNTAGIEVKPDFPGGIEKFYKFVGNNYKTPEEEGLKGKVYVTFVVEKDGSLTDIKVLRDIGYGTGAEAIRVLKKCPKWTPGEQNGKKVRVLYSLPITIQSAE; encoded by the coding sequence ATGAAATTAGATATTATAAAAAATCAGTGGCTTGATATCGTATTCGAAGGACGTAATAAGATATATGGAGCATACGAGCTGAGAAAATCAAACGGAAAAACAACTGTGAAAGCACTTGTTATTGGTTCTCTTATCTTTAGTGCTGCTGTTGCTGCTCCTCTTATCGCGAGTTTGTTACCAGACTCAACTGAAGAAGAAGAGGTTAAAGAGGTTAAGATGGCTGCGGTAAAATTACCTCCTAAAAAAGAGGAAATTAAGCCTAACATGCCACCACCACCACCACCACCACCAAAAGTGGATCAGGTTAAATTCGTTAAACCTGTGGTTGCAAAAGCGGAAGAAGTAACTGAAGACCCACCAAAAATTGTTGAATTAAAAGACAAAAAAGTTGGTGCTGAGACTATCAAAGGAGATCCAGATGCAGTTTTAACTGTTGATGAACCAGTTGGAAAAGGACCAGTAGCAGAGGTGGTACAAGAAGATAACACTGTATATAATACAGCTGGTATCGAAGTAAAACCAGACTTCCCAGGAGGTATTGAGAAATTCTACAAATTCGTAGGAAACAACTACAAAACTCCAGAAGAAGAAGGTTTAAAAGGTAAGGTTTACGTTACGTTTGTAGTTGAAAAAGACGGGTCATTAACAGATATTAAAGTTTTAAGAGATATCGGTTATGGTACAGGAGCAGAAGCAATTCGTGTTCTTAAAAAATGTCCAAAATGGACTCCTGGCGAGCAAAATGGTAAAAAAGTTAGGGTATTATACTCTCTTCCTATTACTATTCAATCTGCAGAATAA
- a CDS encoding FAD-dependent oxidoreductase: MQTSLKIAVVGSGLVGSLLAIYLKKAGHSVHVYDRSPDIRKINFSGRSINLAMSNRGWKALDAVGVGDAVREIAIPMDKRAIHLVDKLNFQNYGQEGESIYSISRGKLNRKMIDLAEEAGAEFHFEQKVWDVTLNDATLHIGESERGEWEERKFDMVFGADGAFSRIRHRMQRQSMFNYSQEFLNMGYKELNIPANPDGTHKLDKNSFHIWPRGEYMLIALPNLDGSFTCTLFMPFEGENSFESLTDRKMVEDFFEKNFPDSIEVIPELANDFFKNPTSTLVTMKCFPWTYENKVALIGDACHAIVPFYGQGMNAGFEDITVLNEMIEKYQDDWKKIFAEYQISRKPNADAIAELSYRNFLEMSTKTADEKFLLQKKIEKIFSDKHPDKWIPLYSRVTFSDRPYAEALAIGDYQNGIMEEVLRMENIENIWNGPEVENKILALLEQA, translated from the coding sequence ATGCAAACTTCATTAAAAATTGCTGTTGTTGGTTCTGGACTTGTAGGGTCGCTTCTGGCAATTTATCTTAAAAAAGCGGGTCACTCTGTTCATGTTTATGATCGTAGTCCCGATATTCGAAAAATAAATTTTTCTGGACGTTCTATTAATTTAGCAATGTCTAATCGTGGTTGGAAAGCTTTAGATGCAGTAGGTGTTGGCGATGCGGTTCGAGAAATTGCGATTCCGATGGATAAACGTGCCATACATTTGGTAGATAAACTGAACTTTCAGAATTACGGTCAGGAAGGCGAATCTATTTATTCTATTTCAAGAGGAAAATTAAACAGAAAAATGATCGATCTTGCTGAAGAAGCCGGAGCTGAATTCCATTTTGAACAAAAAGTTTGGGACGTTACTTTGAACGATGCCACACTTCATATTGGAGAAAGCGAAAGAGGAGAGTGGGAAGAAAGAAAGTTTGATATGGTTTTTGGTGCCGATGGAGCTTTCTCTAGAATTCGCCACAGAATGCAGCGCCAGAGCATGTTCAATTATTCTCAAGAATTTTTGAATATGGGATATAAAGAATTGAATATTCCAGCAAATCCAGACGGAACACATAAATTAGATAAAAATTCATTTCATATTTGGCCCAGAGGCGAGTACATGTTAATTGCGCTTCCTAATCTTGACGGAAGTTTTACCTGTACTTTATTTATGCCTTTTGAAGGAGAAAACTCTTTTGAGTCGTTAACAGACCGCAAGATGGTCGAAGATTTCTTCGAGAAAAATTTTCCAGATTCTATTGAAGTTATTCCAGAATTGGCAAATGATTTCTTTAAAAACCCAACAAGTACTCTAGTTACGATGAAGTGCTTTCCGTGGACTTACGAAAACAAAGTTGCTTTGATTGGAGACGCTTGCCATGCCATAGTTCCATTTTACGGACAAGGAATGAATGCAGGTTTTGAAGATATTACCGTTTTAAACGAAATGATTGAAAAGTACCAAGACGATTGGAAGAAAATATTTGCTGAATATCAGATCTCAAGAAAACCAAACGCAGATGCAATTGCAGAGCTTTCGTATCGAAATTTCTTAGAAATGAGTACCAAAACGGCAGATGAAAAATTCTTGTTGCAAAAGAAAATTGAGAAAATCTTTTCAGACAAGCATCCAGACAAATGGATTCCGCTTTACAGTCGAGTTACTTTTAGTGATCGTCCGTATGCCGAAGCTTTAGCAATCGGAGATTATCAAAACGGAATTATGGAAGAAGTCCTTCGAATGGAGAATATCGAAAATATTTGGAACGGTCCAGAAGTAGAAAATAAAATTCTCGCTTTATTAGAACAGGCTTAA
- a CDS encoding serine hydrolase yields the protein MKINQSFFQLKYLLVGILFIQIQFGFSQEAKNSALYKTIMSKDSLLFNIGFNTCDIKQFENLYTEDFEFYHDKDSISDKARFLKTFQSGICSPTRKYNYRRELIDGSTEIYPLYKNGILYGAIQMGTHRFYESAAGNAEQAGSFAKFTHLWLLKNKEWKLARSLSYNHQMTSSTAGISNLFDNDLETEKWLKENNVPALGIGIIADGKLKQVKVFGELKKGVSAPYNTIWNVASLTKPVTAITVLKLVSAGKWDLDEPLYKYWIDPDIAKDPNLKLLTTRIVLSHQTGFPNWRSFNESKKLDFKFKPGTQYQYSGEGFEYLRKAVEKKFHKTLDQLASELVFEPLNMTDSQLIWNDKIDLSRYAVNFDKNGNAYEPTKNKSANAADDLLTTIEDYGRFLSSVMNGEGLSEKVFKDMISHQVQTKKTNTLV from the coding sequence ATGAAAATCAATCAATCTTTTTTTCAGTTAAAATATCTCTTAGTTGGAATTTTATTTATCCAAATTCAATTTGGATTTTCTCAAGAAGCTAAAAATTCTGCTTTATACAAAACCATTATGTCAAAAGACAGTCTTCTTTTCAATATTGGCTTTAATACCTGCGATATAAAACAATTTGAAAATCTTTACACAGAAGATTTTGAATTTTATCACGACAAAGACAGCATTTCCGACAAAGCACGATTTTTAAAAACATTTCAAAGCGGAATCTGTTCTCCAACAAGAAAATATAATTATCGAAGAGAATTAATAGACGGAAGTACTGAGATTTATCCTTTATACAAAAACGGCATTTTATACGGTGCGATTCAAATGGGAACGCATCGTTTTTATGAAAGCGCTGCTGGAAATGCAGAACAAGCAGGAAGTTTTGCCAAATTTACTCATCTATGGCTTTTAAAAAATAAAGAATGGAAATTAGCAAGATCACTTAGTTACAATCATCAAATGACAAGTTCTACTGCTGGCATATCAAATCTTTTTGACAATGATCTGGAAACCGAAAAATGGCTGAAAGAAAATAATGTTCCAGCTTTGGGAATTGGAATTATTGCAGACGGAAAACTAAAACAGGTAAAAGTTTTTGGCGAACTCAAAAAAGGCGTTTCAGCACCATATAATACAATTTGGAATGTGGCTTCGTTAACCAAACCTGTAACTGCCATAACTGTTTTAAAATTAGTAAGCGCCGGTAAATGGGATTTGGATGAACCGCTTTATAAATATTGGATCGATCCTGATATTGCGAAAGATCCTAATTTAAAATTACTAACCACGAGAATTGTTTTGAGCCATCAAACGGGTTTTCCTAACTGGAGGTCTTTTAATGAGTCTAAAAAATTAGATTTCAAATTTAAACCCGGAACTCAATACCAGTATTCTGGAGAAGGATTTGAATATCTGCGAAAAGCGGTAGAGAAAAAATTCCACAAAACATTAGATCAATTGGCTTCAGAATTAGTCTTTGAACCTTTAAATATGACCGATTCTCAATTAATTTGGAATGATAAAATAGATCTTTCGAGATATGCAGTCAATTTTGACAAAAACGGCAATGCTTATGAACCGACAAAAAATAAATCTGCAAACGCAGCAGACGATTTATTGACCACGATTGAAGATTATGGTAGATTTTTATCGAGCGTAATGAACGGTGAAGGGTTAAGTGAAAAAGTTTTTAAGGACATGATTTCGCATCAAGTTCAGACCAAAAAAACAAATACTTTGGTTTAG
- a CDS encoding ExbD/TolR family protein, which yields MAKIKMKKKSTSTDMTAMCDVAFLLLTFFILTATAKVPEALPVDMPASVAISKLPDTDLAIITIGKGKVFFDIKGREVRKRTLEGMGAKYGIEFSEEDKTKFALMDDFGVPITGLKQIIDMKAADRTKANQPGIPLDSLDNQLKEWLLISRRATIDLDDKELQIAIKGDAKEEYPRIRKIMDILQDQKINSFNLVTGKRGRDF from the coding sequence ATGGCTAAAATTAAAATGAAAAAGAAGTCTACATCGACAGATATGACTGCGATGTGTGACGTAGCGTTCCTTTTGCTTACGTTCTTTATCTTAACCGCTACTGCTAAAGTGCCAGAGGCATTACCTGTAGATATGCCTGCTTCCGTTGCAATAAGTAAACTGCCAGATACCGATTTGGCTATTATTACAATAGGAAAAGGGAAAGTATTTTTTGACATCAAAGGAAGAGAAGTTCGTAAAAGAACTCTTGAAGGAATGGGTGCAAAATATGGTATTGAATTTTCAGAAGAAGATAAAACCAAATTTGCTCTTATGGACGATTTTGGTGTGCCAATTACAGGTTTAAAGCAAATCATTGATATGAAAGCGGCGGATAGAACCAAAGCAAACCAGCCTGGAATTCCTTTGGATTCATTAGATAATCAATTAAAAGAATGGCTTCTAATCTCTAGAAGAGCTACAATTGATTTGGATGACAAAGAATTGCAGATTGCGATTAAAGGAGATGCTAAAGAAGAATATCCAAGAATTAGAAAAATTATGGATATTTTGCAAGATCAGAAAATCAATTCCTTTAACTTAGTTACAGGTAAAAGAGGAAGAGACTTTTAA
- a CDS encoding GNAT family protein gives MTRAKKCEIGWTWYGKEFQGTGLNQACKFELLNFGFEQIQFRRIQFSADLENKRSQKAIEKLGAVKEGIFRNNYVDSEGKSKDDVYFSIILDEWAKTKEDNFSHFI, from the coding sequence ATCACGCGAGCCAAAAAATGCGAAATTGGTTGGACTTGGTACGGAAAAGAGTTTCAAGGAACGGGCTTAAATCAAGCGTGTAAATTTGAACTGCTTAATTTTGGTTTCGAACAAATTCAATTTAGAAGAATACAATTTAGCGCAGATCTAGAGAATAAAAGATCACAGAAAGCTATTGAAAAATTGGGAGCTGTTAAAGAAGGAATTTTCAGAAATAATTATGTTGACTCTGAAGGAAAAAGTAAAGATGACGTTTATTTTAGTATTATATTGGATGAGTGGGCGAAAACTAAAGAAGACAATTTCTCACACTTTATCTAA
- a CDS encoding 7-carboxy-7-deazaguanine synthase QueE has translation MLPKEIQLEVNKGAMLPLMEEFYTIQGEGSHTGRVAYFIRIGGCDVGCHWCDVKESWNAELHPPTSVDLIVENVAKYADTVVVTGGEPLSWDMTLLTKRLKEKNLKVHIETSGAFPLSGTWDWICLSPKKNKLPTQTVYDNAHELKVIIYNKHDFIFAEEQAELVNDNAILFLQPEWSKKEEMTPLIVDYVMNNPKWRVSLQTHKYLNIP, from the coding sequence ATGTTACCAAAAGAAATACAATTAGAAGTAAATAAAGGAGCAATGCTTCCTTTGATGGAAGAGTTTTATACCATTCAAGGAGAAGGTTCGCATACAGGACGAGTCGCTTATTTTATTAGAATTGGAGGATGTGATGTGGGATGCCATTGGTGCGATGTGAAAGAAAGCTGGAATGCTGAGCTTCATCCGCCAACAAGTGTAGATTTAATTGTTGAGAATGTTGCGAAGTATGCTGATACAGTTGTTGTAACTGGTGGAGAGCCTTTATCTTGGGATATGACGCTTTTGACAAAACGTTTAAAAGAAAAAAATCTAAAAGTACATATTGAAACTTCTGGAGCTTTTCCATTGTCAGGAACTTGGGACTGGATTTGTCTTTCGCCAAAAAAGAATAAGTTGCCTACTCAAACAGTATATGATAATGCGCACGAATTAAAAGTGATCATCTATAACAAACACGATTTTATTTTTGCAGAAGAACAAGCAGAATTAGTAAATGATAATGCGATTTTATTCTTACAACCAGAATGGAGTAAAAAAGAAGAAATGACTCCGCTGATTGTTGATTATGTTATGAATAATCCAAAATGGAGAGTTTCATTACAAACGCATAAATATCTTAATATTCCATAA